From a single Candidatus Sulfotelmatobacter sp. genomic region:
- a CDS encoding amino acid adenylation domain-containing protein, whose protein sequence is MSSANTPPRLESRDMAMSLYHLLDPEVLANPYPLFQRMRSEDPVHWDPFLHAWVVTRYSDVLEVLLNFSADRTPTPAQLDEMGLSSLNPIAGVMVKQMLFMDAPAHTRLRGLASKAFTPARVEQLRGHIRDIAKNLLDGLQGKDEIDVIADLAEPLPAIVTAEMLGVPTRDHVQLKRWSADFAEMLGNFQHNPGRYPKVLDAVAGMTAYFQDAIRQQREQPREGLVHSLLTAEIDGDRLTEEEVIANCIVTMVGGQETTTNLIGNGVLTLLRNPAEMERLRGDLSLIPSAVEEMLRYESPSQHTARMCPSEREMGGKKIQKRQAVIAVMAAANRDPEKFPDPDRFDITRKDNRHLAFGYAAHFCFGAPLARVEGQVLFEAFLQRFPKITLAPQSLEWRSNLGLRGLKALKVKVGEAAEREGSGGSQRTKADVPAVKPSECPYEAPGPADKSGLSSGIPSDSASHDKQDLIRKYLQSRMSQQAESAAVIPRRSESGPAPLSFAQEQIWLHCQFAKDLYNESVTVVRNGPLDVLALRRSLTEIIRRHEAWRTTFKVVEGHPVQIVNAPYEPNLEAIDLRHLAIEEREAEALRRGRERARLPFDMERGPLLRATLVQLGEEDFRLYLFLHHIIFDGFSMYNVFLPELVTVYESLLAGPGAPLAELPVQYADFAAWQRSSSVLGEAELKESRAYWSSQLDGEIPVLELPTDRPRPALQSFRGAMHRFAFSKNLSDRLHQLANREHTSFFTTILACFTALLRRYSSQDDFVLGTVTSGRKHTELESLLGCFQNPLALRLRLAGDPTFRELLTHAREVTLRALAHDNAPFERLVEELSVRRDTSRNPVFPVMFSLAPPTPAYEDGWDVNQLDLEIGTAKFDLDLELDDRPSGLQGRFVYCTDLFDAATIARMAGHFETMLEAIVADPEQKVSRLPMLSAAEQRQFAEWNRTETEYPRELCMHELVEAQVARTPDANAVEHGTLSLTYRELNRRANQLAHFLRKRGIGPESKVGICLRRSIELPVALLAVLKAGGACVPLDPAYPKERLTYMLEDSGTALVLTQAGLLAEVTDFNAEVVNVDAGWQMFAPESAENVRSGVKPENLAYLIYTSGSTGKPRGVLLTHGGLVNHNVAAARLFGISTADRMAQFASISFDIAVEEIFPTWMAGGALVVREENASLAAGDFLRWVAKKGVTALDLPTAYWHELVRELSESSERLPQSLRILIVGGEKASAAALTAWRKIAGPRVRWVNTYGPTETSVIVTSYEPKAGEEIPAVLPIGRPIANTKIYILDKNLQPLPVGIAGDVYVSGPGLARGYWNRPETTAEKFVADPFRKDPEARMYKTGDLARYLASGEIEFAGRTDDQVKIRGYRVELEEIEAVLGAHAGVREMVVAARENSSGEKNLVAYVVPSREQVPTASELRSFLKQKLPHYMVPSAFVLLEAMPKTPNGKVDKRALPAPKSTDFAQTQEYVAPTDALERQLTAIWETVLDKKPIGIRDNFFELGGHSLLAARLMHRIEQSLGQRLPLAALLQAPTVEQLSGLLRHEKYSDSWSSLVTIQAEGSRPPFFCVHGVGGNVVGFRDLARHLGPDQPFYALQPQGLDGKRECLTSIPEMAKRYLQEIKRIQPEGPYRVGGYSFGGLVAYEMAQQLEAQGEEMALLALFDTYPGKMQSRGSQLKNLFGLPLKEQVSFVWKKGSFVMMTLRKRLELQMLPRALRNVRQACAKAAGDYDVEPYRGRVTLFRVKEKSVGSLNDPYAIWWQVAADGVDLREISGDHLSLLKEPQVRFLGQELGDCLAQSVQEGLLAAVGS, encoded by the coding sequence ATGTCTAGCGCCAACACACCACCACGGCTGGAGAGCCGCGATATGGCGATGAGCCTGTATCACCTTCTTGACCCGGAGGTGCTGGCGAATCCTTATCCGTTGTTTCAGCGCATGCGCTCGGAAGATCCGGTGCACTGGGATCCGTTTTTGCATGCCTGGGTGGTGACGCGCTATTCCGATGTGCTGGAAGTGCTGCTGAATTTCTCGGCCGACCGCACGCCGACTCCCGCGCAACTGGACGAGATGGGATTGTCGTCGCTGAATCCGATCGCCGGCGTGATGGTGAAGCAGATGCTGTTCATGGATGCTCCTGCGCACACGCGGCTGCGGGGGTTGGCGTCGAAGGCATTTACTCCGGCGCGAGTCGAGCAGTTGCGCGGGCACATCCGGGATATTGCGAAGAATTTGCTGGATGGGCTACAGGGGAAAGACGAGATCGATGTGATCGCGGACCTGGCCGAGCCTTTGCCCGCAATCGTGACTGCGGAAATGCTGGGCGTGCCGACCCGGGATCATGTGCAATTGAAACGGTGGTCGGCGGATTTTGCCGAGATGCTGGGGAATTTCCAGCATAATCCGGGCCGCTATCCGAAGGTTCTGGATGCGGTCGCCGGAATGACGGCTTATTTTCAGGATGCAATTCGCCAGCAGCGCGAGCAGCCTCGTGAAGGACTCGTTCATTCGTTGTTGACGGCGGAGATTGACGGCGACCGGTTGACTGAAGAGGAAGTGATTGCGAACTGCATCGTGACCATGGTGGGCGGGCAGGAAACGACCACCAATTTGATTGGAAACGGAGTACTTACTTTGCTGCGCAATCCGGCAGAGATGGAACGGTTGCGGGGCGATCTGTCTTTGATTCCGTCGGCGGTGGAGGAGATGCTGCGCTATGAAAGCCCGAGCCAGCATACGGCGCGAATGTGCCCATCCGAGCGGGAAATGGGCGGAAAGAAAATTCAAAAGCGGCAAGCGGTGATTGCGGTGATGGCGGCGGCGAACCGCGACCCGGAGAAGTTTCCCGATCCGGATCGCTTCGACATTACGCGGAAAGATAACCGGCACCTGGCGTTTGGGTATGCGGCGCATTTTTGTTTTGGAGCGCCGCTGGCGCGAGTCGAAGGCCAGGTTCTTTTCGAAGCTTTTCTGCAACGCTTTCCCAAAATTACGTTGGCGCCGCAGTCGCTCGAGTGGCGTTCGAATCTGGGTCTGCGCGGGTTGAAGGCGTTGAAGGTGAAAGTGGGCGAGGCGGCGGAACGGGAAGGATCCGGCGGTTCGCAACGCACCAAGGCTGATGTGCCGGCAGTAAAACCGTCCGAGTGCCCGTATGAAGCGCCGGGGCCGGCCGATAAATCGGGCCTGTCTTCCGGCATTCCATCGGACTCTGCTTCCCACGACAAGCAGGACCTGATCAGGAAATACTTGCAATCGCGGATGTCGCAGCAGGCGGAGAGTGCGGCGGTCATTCCCCGGCGCAGCGAATCCGGACCTGCTCCCCTGTCGTTTGCGCAAGAACAGATTTGGCTGCACTGCCAGTTTGCGAAGGATTTGTACAACGAATCGGTCACCGTTGTTCGCAACGGACCGCTCGATGTGCTCGCGCTGCGCCGGAGTTTGACTGAGATCATTCGGCGTCACGAGGCGTGGCGGACCACCTTCAAAGTGGTCGAAGGGCATCCGGTGCAGATTGTGAACGCTCCGTATGAGCCGAATCTGGAGGCGATCGATCTGCGACATCTGGCGATCGAAGAGCGGGAAGCGGAGGCATTGCGCCGGGGGCGGGAGCGCGCCCGATTGCCTTTCGATATGGAGCGCGGTCCGCTGTTGCGCGCTACGCTGGTGCAGTTGGGCGAAGAAGATTTCCGGCTTTATCTTTTTCTACACCACATTATTTTCGACGGCTTCTCGATGTACAACGTTTTTCTGCCGGAGTTGGTCACGGTTTATGAGTCGCTTCTCGCGGGCCCGGGCGCGCCGCTGGCGGAGTTGCCGGTGCAGTATGCGGATTTTGCCGCGTGGCAGCGTTCATCTTCAGTATTAGGCGAGGCGGAACTGAAGGAATCGCGCGCCTACTGGTCGAGCCAGCTCGACGGCGAGATTCCGGTGCTGGAGTTGCCGACGGATCGTCCGCGGCCGGCGCTGCAAAGCTTTCGCGGGGCGATGCACCGCTTTGCCTTTTCGAAAAATCTTTCCGACCGCCTGCACCAGTTAGCGAATCGCGAGCACACCAGCTTCTTCACCACCATTCTGGCCTGCTTTACCGCCTTGCTGCGGCGCTACAGCTCACAGGACGATTTCGTGCTGGGCACGGTGACCTCCGGACGCAAGCACACCGAACTGGAGTCGCTCCTCGGATGTTTCCAGAATCCTCTGGCGCTGCGCTTGCGGCTGGCGGGCGATCCTACGTTCCGCGAATTGCTGACCCACGCGCGGGAGGTCACGCTGCGCGCCCTCGCGCACGATAACGCTCCGTTCGAGCGCCTGGTGGAGGAGCTTTCTGTAAGGCGTGACACGAGCCGGAATCCAGTATTTCCCGTAATGTTTTCGCTGGCGCCGCCAACGCCCGCGTACGAGGACGGATGGGACGTGAACCAGCTTGATCTTGAAATTGGCACGGCGAAGTTCGACCTTGATCTCGAACTGGATGACCGGCCTTCGGGGCTGCAAGGCCGCTTCGTCTACTGCACCGACCTGTTTGACGCGGCCACCATCGCGCGCATGGCGGGACATTTCGAGACCATGCTGGAGGCGATTGTCGCCGATCCCGAGCAGAAGGTCTCCCGGCTTCCCATGTTGTCAGCCGCAGAGCAGCGGCAGTTTGCGGAGTGGAATCGCACCGAAACCGAATATCCGCGCGAACTCTGCATGCACGAACTGGTCGAAGCTCAGGTGGCGCGGACGCCTGATGCCAATGCGGTCGAGCACGGCACGTTGTCTCTTACCTATCGAGAGTTGAACCGGCGCGCCAATCAGTTGGCGCATTTTCTTCGGAAGCGCGGCATTGGGCCGGAGTCGAAGGTCGGCATCTGCCTGCGGCGGTCGATTGAATTGCCGGTGGCATTGCTGGCGGTGCTGAAGGCGGGAGGCGCTTGCGTACCGCTCGATCCGGCTTACCCGAAAGAGCGGCTGACGTACATGCTGGAGGATTCCGGCACTGCGCTGGTGCTCACGCAGGCCGGCCTGTTGGCGGAAGTTACGGATTTCAACGCCGAAGTCGTGAATGTGGATGCCGGTTGGCAGATGTTCGCGCCGGAGAGCGCGGAGAATGTTCGCAGCGGAGTGAAGCCGGAAAATCTGGCGTACCTGATCTATACCTCGGGTTCCACGGGCAAACCGCGCGGAGTGCTGCTGACGCATGGCGGGCTGGTGAATCACAACGTTGCCGCCGCGCGGCTTTTTGGAATCAGCACGGCGGACCGGATGGCGCAGTTTGCCTCGATCTCGTTCGACATTGCGGTCGAGGAAATCTTTCCGACATGGATGGCTGGCGGGGCGCTGGTGGTGCGCGAGGAAAATGCGTCGCTGGCGGCGGGAGACTTTCTGCGCTGGGTCGCGAAGAAGGGTGTGACCGCGCTCGATCTGCCGACGGCATATTGGCACGAGTTGGTCCGCGAACTTTCGGAGTCGTCCGAGCGGCTACCGCAGAGTTTGAGGATTCTAATTGTCGGCGGGGAAAAGGCCTCCGCGGCGGCGTTGACGGCGTGGCGGAAAATTGCGGGGCCGCGAGTGCGATGGGTGAATACGTATGGTCCGACTGAGACCAGCGTGATTGTGACGTCGTACGAGCCCAAGGCGGGCGAAGAAATTCCGGCGGTTTTGCCGATCGGGCGGCCCATTGCCAACACGAAGATTTACATTCTGGACAAAAACTTGCAGCCGCTCCCGGTCGGGATTGCCGGAGACGTGTACGTCTCGGGGCCTGGGCTGGCTCGGGGATACTGGAATCGCCCCGAAACCACGGCAGAGAAGTTCGTTGCCGATCCGTTCCGCAAAGATCCCGAAGCACGGATGTATAAGACGGGCGATCTGGCGCGCTATCTGGCGAGCGGAGAGATCGAATTCGCGGGGCGCACCGACGACCAGGTAAAAATCCGCGGTTACCGCGTGGAATTGGAAGAGATTGAAGCGGTGCTGGGCGCGCACGCCGGGGTGCGCGAAATGGTGGTGGCGGCGCGCGAGAATTCGTCGGGAGAGAAGAATCTGGTTGCGTATGTAGTGCCGTCGCGCGAGCAGGTTCCCACCGCCAGCGAGTTGCGATCGTTTCTGAAGCAGAAACTTCCGCACTACATGGTGCCGTCGGCGTTCGTCTTGTTGGAGGCGATGCCGAAGACGCCCAACGGCAAAGTGGACAAGCGGGCATTGCCGGCGCCGAAGTCGACCGACTTTGCGCAGACGCAGGAATATGTTGCGCCTACCGATGCACTCGAAAGGCAGCTCACGGCGATTTGGGAGACGGTTCTCGACAAGAAACCGATCGGCATTCGGGATAATTTCTTCGAGCTGGGCGGACATTCTCTGTTGGCGGCGCGGTTGATGCACCGGATCGAGCAGTCGCTGGGGCAGAGGCTTCCGCTGGCTGCGCTGTTGCAGGCGCCGACGGTCGAACAACTTTCCGGATTGCTGCGGCACGAGAAATATTCCGATTCGTGGTCTTCGCTGGTGACGATTCAGGCCGAGGGATCGCGTCCGCCGTTTTTTTGCGTGCATGGCGTGGGCGGGAACGTGGTCGGCTTTCGGGACCTGGCGCGGCATCTGGGGCCGGATCAACCTTTTTATGCGCTGCAGCCGCAGGGGCTGGATGGCAAGCGCGAATGCCTGACCAGCATTCCGGAGATGGCGAAACGGTATTTGCAGGAGATCAAGCGGATTCAACCCGAGGGGCCTTATCGGGTCGGTGGATATTCCTTTGGCGGCTTAGTGGCGTACGAAATGGCACAGCAACTGGAAGCGCAGGGAGAGGAAATGGCGCTGCTGGCCTTGTTCGATACCTATCCCGGCAAGATGCAATCGCGCGGATCGCAGTTGAAGAATCTGTTTGGACTTCCCCTGAAAGAACAGGTGAGCTTTGTCTGGAAGAAGGGCAGCTTCGTCATGATGACGCTACGCAAGCGGCTGGAGTTGCAGATGCTTCCACGGGCGTTGCGCAACGTTCGGCAGGCCTGCGCGAAGGCTGCGGGGGATTATGACGTCGAGCCGTATCGCGGTCGCGTCACTTTATTTCGGGTCAAGGAAAAGTCCGTCGGCAGCCTGAACGATCCTTACGCGATCTGGTGGCAAGTGGCGGCGGACGGCGTGGACCTGCGGGAGATCAGCGGCGATCACCTCAGCTTGTTGAAGGAGCCGCAAGTACGGTTTCTGGGGCAGGAGTTGGGCGACTGCCTGGCCCAATCGGTGCAGGAAGGTTTGCTGGCTGCGGTGGGCAGTTAG